From a region of the Sminthopsis crassicaudata isolate SCR6 chromosome 6, ASM4859323v1, whole genome shotgun sequence genome:
- the MRGPRG gene encoding LOW QUALITY PROTEIN: mas-related G-protein coupled receptor member G (The sequence of the model RefSeq protein was modified relative to this genomic sequence to represent the inferred CDS: inserted 2 bases in 1 codon) gives MLSFWSIISGRTFYTILLSLTVLVGLGGLVGNGLMLWLLGFRAKRNPFSVYILHLAGADFLFLGCQTVFAILSFTGGQQPLYLVVAFLWFAAGLGLLAAVSLEQCLAALFPRWGGRRPKHTSACTCALVWALSVPLVLVPSRACGLLPGGGSWLTCFRYHVVSVLCLFLLFSALCVSSLVLLVRVQCCSQSGPKPPFYCFVLQLVPLFFFCGLPFLTYWTVKNTLGYLASFFSFFLSIAELLACVNSSTKPLIYFCHAGHRQDLQRAWAXGRGRAGSPRPWR, from the exons ATGCTGAGTTTCTGGAGCATCATCAGCGGGAGGACTTTCTACACCATCCTGCTGTCCCTCACGGTCCTCGTGGGCCTGGGCGGGCTGGTGGGGAACGGCCTCATGCTCTGGCTCCTGGGCTTCAGAGCCAAGAGGAACCCCTTCTCCGTCTACATCCTCCACCTGGCGGGGGCCGACTTCCTCTTCCTGGGCTGCCAGACGGTGTTCGCCATCCTCAGCTTCACCGGGGGGCAGCAGCCGCTCTACCTGGTGGTCGCTTTCCTGTGGTTCGCCGCGGGCCTGGGCCTGCTGGCGGCCGTGAGCCTGGAGCAGTGTCTGGCCGCGCTCTTCCCCCGGTGGGGCGGCCGGCGGCCCAAGCACACGTCGGCCTGCACGTGCGCGCTGGTCTGGGCGCTGTCCGTGCCGCTGGTGCTGGTGCCCAGCCGCGCCTGCGGCTTGCTGCCCGGGGGCGGCTCGTGGCTTACCTGCTTCCGGTACCACGTGGTGAGCGTCCTCTGCCTGTTCCTGCTCTTCTCGGCCCTGTGCGTGTCCAGCTTGGTCCTGCTGGTGCGCGTGCAGTGCTGCTCCCAGAGCGGCCCCAAGCCCCCGTTCTACTGCTTCGTCCTGCAGCTGGTCCCCTTGTTCTTCTTCTGCGGCCTCCCCTTCCTCACCTACTGGACGGTGAAGAACACCTTGGGCTACCTGgcgtctttcttttcctttttcttgtccaTTGCTGAGCTCCTGGCCTGTGTGAACAGCAGCACCAAGCCCCTCATTTACTTCTGCCATGCGGGCCACAGGCAGGATCTCCAAAGGGCTTGGGC AGGGCGGGGAAGAGCAGGCTCGCCGAGGCCCTGGAGATGA